A section of the Agromyces aurantiacus genome encodes:
- the pdxY gene encoding pyridoxal kinase PdxY: protein MKVLSIQSAVAYGHVGNSAAVFPLQRIGVEVMPVYTVNFSNHTGYGAWRGPLIDPDDVREVITGIEERGAFPKIDVILSGYQGSEGIADVILDAVARIKAANPEAIYSCDPVMGNAKSGCFVAPAIPVLLRDRVVPAADLITPNQFELGYLTGTEPGSLESTLESVDLARASGPRTVLVTSVERPDREEGTIEMLAVDDRGAWIVQTPLLPMKANGSGDVTAALFTAHYRRTGDAADALARTASSVFDLLSNTHESGERELQLVESQESYAHPRMQFEVRQVR, encoded by the coding sequence GTGAAGGTCCTCTCGATCCAGTCCGCCGTCGCCTACGGCCACGTCGGCAACTCCGCGGCCGTGTTCCCGCTCCAGCGCATCGGCGTCGAGGTCATGCCGGTCTACACGGTCAACTTCTCGAACCACACCGGCTACGGCGCGTGGCGCGGGCCGCTCATCGACCCCGACGACGTGCGCGAGGTCATCACCGGCATCGAGGAGCGCGGCGCGTTCCCGAAGATCGACGTGATCCTCTCCGGCTACCAGGGCTCCGAGGGCATCGCCGACGTCATCCTCGACGCGGTCGCGCGCATCAAGGCCGCGAACCCCGAGGCGATCTACTCGTGCGACCCCGTCATGGGCAATGCGAAGAGCGGATGCTTCGTGGCGCCGGCGATCCCGGTGCTGCTGCGCGACCGCGTGGTGCCGGCCGCCGACCTCATCACGCCGAACCAGTTCGAGCTCGGGTACCTCACCGGCACCGAGCCCGGCTCGCTCGAGTCGACGCTCGAGTCGGTCGACCTGGCTCGCGCGTCGGGCCCGCGCACCGTGCTGGTGACGAGCGTCGAGCGGCCCGACCGCGAGGAGGGCACGATCGAGATGCTCGCGGTCGACGACCGCGGCGCCTGGATCGTGCAGACGCCGCTGCTGCCGATGAAGGCGAACGGCTCCGGGGATGTCACGGCCGCACTGTTCACGGCGCACTACCGTCGCACGGGCGATGCGGCCGACGCGCTCGCACGCACGGCGTCGAGCGTGTTCGACCTGCTCTCGAACACCCACGAGTCGGGTGAGCGCGAGCTGCAGCTCGTCGAGTCGCAGGAATCGTACGCGCACCCGCGGATGCAGTTCGAGGTGCGGCAGGTCCGCTGA
- a CDS encoding sulfurtransferase — translation MPVESDPAAKLAEYAHPERLVTTEWLAERLGRPGLVVVESDEDVLLYETGHIPGAVKVDWHTELNDPVVRDYLDGEGFAALVGSKGIARDSTVVIYGDRNNWWAAYALWVFTLFGHPDVRLLDGGRDKWIAEGRALTTEPPSVTPVEYPVVERDDTTVRAFKEDVLAHLGKPLIDVRSPEEYTGERTHMPAYPEEGALRGGHIPTAASVPWACAAAEDGTFKRRAELEAIYRDEVGLRDGDEVIAYCRIGERSSHTWFVLTHLLGFEHVRNYDGSWTEWGSAVRVPIAVGPERGEVPGR, via the coding sequence ATGCCCGTCGAGTCCGACCCCGCCGCGAAGCTGGCCGAGTACGCCCACCCCGAGCGGCTCGTCACGACCGAGTGGCTCGCCGAACGCCTCGGACGACCGGGTCTCGTGGTCGTCGAGTCCGACGAGGACGTGCTGCTCTACGAGACCGGCCACATCCCCGGGGCCGTGAAGGTCGACTGGCACACCGAGCTGAACGACCCGGTCGTGCGCGACTACCTCGACGGCGAGGGATTCGCCGCGCTCGTCGGCTCGAAGGGCATCGCCCGCGACTCGACCGTCGTCATCTACGGTGATCGCAACAACTGGTGGGCCGCCTACGCGCTCTGGGTCTTCACGCTCTTCGGGCACCCCGACGTGCGGCTCCTCGATGGCGGCCGCGACAAGTGGATCGCCGAGGGCCGGGCGCTCACGACGGAGCCGCCGAGCGTCACGCCGGTCGAGTACCCGGTCGTCGAGCGCGACGACACGACCGTCCGCGCGTTCAAGGAGGACGTGCTCGCCCACCTCGGCAAGCCGCTCATCGACGTGCGCTCGCCCGAGGAGTACACCGGCGAGCGCACCCACATGCCGGCCTACCCCGAAGAGGGCGCGCTGCGCGGCGGGCACATCCCGACCGCGGCATCCGTGCCGTGGGCCTGCGCCGCCGCCGAGGACGGCACGTTCAAGCGCCGCGCCGAGCTCGAGGCGATCTACCGCGACGAGGTCGGCCTGCGCGACGGCGACGAGGTGATCGCCTACTGCCGCATCGGCGAGCGTTCGAGCCACACCTGGTTCGTGCTCACCCACCTGCTCGGCTTCGAGCACGTGCGCAACTACGACGGCTCGTGGACCGAATGGGGCAGCGCGGTGCGCGTGCCGATCGCCGTCGGGCCGGAGCGCGGCGAGGTGCCCGGCCGCTGA
- a CDS encoding SufE family protein encodes MDATTLPAALAETREDFLALGLKDRLTLLLDFSNELPELPERYRDHPDLLERVEECQSPVFIFVELDDAGLVHMHATAPAEAPTTRGFASILAQGLEGLTPDEVMAIPADYPQSLGLNEAVSPLRVRGMSGMLARAKRQLAERLAG; translated from the coding sequence ATGGATGCCACGACCCTGCCCGCCGCGCTCGCCGAGACGCGCGAGGACTTCCTCGCGCTCGGCCTGAAGGACCGCCTGACGCTGCTGCTCGACTTCTCGAACGAGCTGCCCGAGCTGCCCGAGCGCTACCGCGACCACCCCGACCTGCTCGAGCGCGTCGAGGAATGCCAGTCGCCGGTGTTCATCTTCGTCGAGCTGGATGACGCGGGGCTCGTGCACATGCACGCGACCGCGCCGGCCGAGGCACCGACGACGCGTGGCTTCGCCTCGATCCTCGCGCAGGGGCTCGAGGGGCTCACGCCCGACGAGGTCATGGCGATCCCCGCCGACTATCCGCAGTCGCTCGGGCTCAACGAGGCGGTCTCACCCCTGCGCGTGCGCGGGATGTCGGGCATGCTGGCCCGCGCGAAGCGCCAGCTCGCGGAGCGCCTCGCGGGCTGA
- a CDS encoding metallophosphoesterase, with amino-acid sequence MRRRPSIGASVLVLAGFLALAGCTPSGTPDRAGIGGTPGATPSALTFTAEGDIGSSEHAAATLDQVRELDPAVHFALGDLSYGTTGEEGDWCAFVEEHVGPDIPVQLVAGNHESDGRNGAIEAFADCLPNRLPGLEGDYPRQYLVDLPAEAPLVRFVVISPGITFRGAEGAWSYAAGTERYDWTRAAIDGARDAGIPWVVVGMHKPCLSAGNYACDPGADLVDLLVSGGVDLVLTGHEHLYQRTDQLRFSGACESIAPDAITPACVADDGAALARGDGTVFVTVGTGGTTLRDVHPDDPDAAYFASWSGANADPSWGNLIVRVTPSALDVRFVAAVGRFEDRFRISADG; translated from the coding sequence ATGCGACGGCGACCATCGATCGGCGCGTCCGTCCTCGTGCTCGCGGGGTTCCTCGCGCTGGCCGGATGCACGCCGTCGGGCACGCCCGACCGCGCGGGGATCGGCGGCACGCCCGGCGCGACGCCGTCGGCGCTGACGTTCACGGCGGAGGGCGACATCGGATCGAGCGAGCACGCCGCCGCGACGCTCGACCAGGTGCGCGAACTCGATCCCGCGGTGCACTTCGCACTCGGCGATCTCTCGTACGGGACGACCGGCGAGGAGGGCGACTGGTGCGCGTTCGTCGAGGAGCACGTCGGCCCCGACATCCCTGTTCAGCTCGTGGCGGGCAACCACGAGTCCGACGGGCGGAACGGCGCGATCGAGGCCTTCGCCGACTGTCTGCCGAACCGGCTCCCCGGACTCGAAGGAGACTATCCGCGGCAGTACCTCGTCGACCTGCCCGCGGAGGCGCCGCTCGTGCGGTTCGTGGTGATCTCGCCGGGCATCACGTTCCGCGGTGCGGAGGGCGCCTGGTCGTACGCGGCCGGCACGGAACGCTACGACTGGACGCGTGCGGCGATCGACGGCGCGCGCGACGCGGGGATCCCGTGGGTGGTCGTCGGCATGCACAAGCCGTGCCTGTCGGCCGGGAACTACGCGTGCGATCCCGGCGCCGACCTCGTCGACCTGCTCGTCTCTGGCGGCGTCGACCTCGTGCTGACCGGACACGAGCACCTCTACCAGCGCACCGACCAGCTCCGGTTCTCCGGCGCGTGCGAGTCGATCGCGCCCGACGCGATCACGCCGGCGTGCGTCGCCGACGACGGGGCCGCACTCGCCCGGGGCGACGGGACGGTGTTCGTGACCGTCGGCACCGGCGGGACGACGCTGCGCGACGTCCATCCGGATGACCCCGACGCGGCGTACTTCGCCTCGTGGTCCGGCGCGAACGCGGATCCGTCCTGGGGGAACCTGATAGTGCGGGTCACGCCGTCCGCGCTCGACGTTCGATTCGTCGCGGCCGTCGGCCGCTTCGAGGATCGGTTCCGCATCAGCGCCGACGGGTGA
- a CDS encoding DUF3000 domain-containing protein has protein sequence MSDSALPPPEFAAALASLRAAAPRPELRVTEIAAPSSLAPWAVALAADVAPGRHADDSDLGTGRFVLLYDPSEPESWGGRFRVVCFAQAPLETDIGTDPFLAEVAWSWLVDALDARGAGYVAASGTVTKILSTGFGELARQGDGAELELRASWTPLDENAAPHVEGWSELLCMLAGLPPSTEGVTALPRRRRRRG, from the coding sequence GTGTCGGACTCGGCGTTGCCACCCCCGGAGTTCGCCGCGGCGCTCGCGTCGCTGCGTGCTGCGGCGCCGCGCCCCGAGCTCCGCGTGACGGAGATCGCGGCGCCGTCCTCGCTCGCACCGTGGGCGGTCGCGCTCGCGGCCGATGTCGCTCCCGGCCGTCACGCCGACGACTCCGACCTCGGCACGGGGAGGTTCGTGCTGCTCTACGACCCGTCGGAGCCCGAGTCGTGGGGCGGACGCTTCCGCGTCGTGTGCTTCGCGCAGGCCCCTCTCGAGACCGACATCGGCACCGACCCGTTCCTCGCGGAGGTCGCGTGGTCGTGGCTCGTCGACGCGCTCGACGCGCGCGGCGCCGGGTACGTCGCGGCGTCCGGCACGGTCACGAAGATCCTCTCGACCGGATTCGGCGAACTCGCGCGCCAGGGCGACGGCGCCGAGCTGGAACTGCGCGCCTCCTGGACGCCGCTCGATGAGAACGCGGCGCCGCATGTGGAAGGGTGGAGTGAGTTGCTGTGCATGCTGGCGGGGCTACCTCCTTCGACCGAGGGGGTGACGGCCCTTCCGCGACGGAGGAGGAGACGTGGCTGA
- a CDS encoding HIT family protein, protein MTSYEHGEFDGIPTDVSSELAGVPDAFQRLWTPHRLVYIQQGEQPDEHTCPFCRAPKLSDEQSLIVARGEHAFVLLNLFPYNSGHLLVCPYRHIATYDQASADEVAEIGELTQIAMRTLKQVSRCDGFNLGMNQGRIAGAGIAEHLHQHIVPRWALDANFFPIVAGTKAIPRLLGEVRQEIAEAWPAS, encoded by the coding sequence ATGACCTCCTACGAGCATGGCGAGTTCGACGGCATCCCGACGGATGTCTCGAGCGAGCTGGCCGGGGTGCCCGACGCGTTCCAGCGGCTCTGGACCCCCCACCGGCTCGTCTACATCCAGCAGGGCGAGCAGCCCGACGAGCACACGTGCCCGTTCTGCCGGGCGCCGAAGCTCTCCGACGAGCAGTCGCTCATCGTCGCCCGCGGTGAGCACGCGTTCGTGCTGCTGAACCTCTTCCCGTACAACAGCGGTCACCTGCTCGTGTGCCCGTACCGCCACATCGCCACGTACGACCAGGCGAGCGCCGACGAGGTCGCCGAGATCGGGGAGCTGACGCAGATCGCGATGCGCACGCTCAAGCAGGTGTCGCGCTGCGACGGGTTCAACCTCGGCATGAACCAGGGCCGGATCGCGGGCGCGGGCATCGCCGAGCACCTGCACCAGCACATCGTGCCGCGATGGGCCCTCGACGCGAACTTCTTCCCGATCGTCGCGGGCACGAAGGCGATCCCGCGCCTGCTCGGCGAGGTGCGCCAGGAGATCGCGGAGGCCTGGCCGGCTTCCTGA
- the zapE gene encoding cell division protein ZapE — MTTAATSALERLVDRNPSITGAEIASELVPPPQFEHASFESYRPDPDFPSQQAALDRLNEFAGAWRAAQRPGGFFSRKRPARIELPGVYLDGGFGVGKTHLLAALWHVAHGPKYFGTFIEYTALVGALGYAPAVELLRGARLICIDEFELDDPGDTMLMTRFLGELMASGTRVAATSNTPPNALGEGRFAAADFLREIHGLASNFETLRIDGLDYRRRDTEGHAEALPDDAAVEHAASALAGRGHRVSLDTFDALIAHLATVHPSKFIKLIARLEIIALTGVHELTDQNAALRLVAFIDRVYDAEVPIVASGVPLDEVFGGDMLSGGYRKKYLRSMSRMIALTTGELPPHD, encoded by the coding sequence ATGACCACTGCAGCGACATCCGCCCTCGAGCGCCTCGTCGACCGGAACCCCTCGATCACGGGCGCCGAGATCGCCTCGGAGCTGGTGCCGCCGCCGCAGTTCGAGCACGCCTCGTTCGAGTCGTACCGACCCGACCCCGACTTTCCGTCGCAGCAGGCCGCGCTCGACCGGCTGAACGAGTTCGCGGGCGCCTGGCGTGCGGCGCAGCGCCCGGGCGGGTTCTTCTCGCGCAAGCGCCCGGCGCGCATCGAGCTGCCGGGCGTCTACCTCGACGGCGGATTCGGCGTCGGCAAGACGCACCTGCTCGCGGCGCTCTGGCACGTCGCGCACGGGCCGAAGTACTTCGGCACCTTCATCGAGTACACGGCGCTCGTCGGCGCGCTCGGCTACGCGCCCGCGGTCGAGCTGCTGCGCGGGGCCCGGCTGATCTGCATCGACGAGTTCGAGCTCGACGACCCGGGCGACACGATGCTCATGACGCGGTTCCTCGGCGAGCTGATGGCGAGCGGCACGCGCGTGGCGGCCACCTCGAACACGCCCCCGAACGCGCTCGGCGAGGGCCGGTTCGCGGCCGCCGACTTCCTCCGCGAGATCCACGGGTTGGCGTCGAACTTCGAGACCCTCCGCATCGACGGCCTCGACTACCGCCGCCGCGACACCGAGGGGCATGCCGAGGCGCTGCCCGACGACGCGGCCGTCGAGCACGCGGCATCCGCCCTCGCCGGCCGCGGTCACCGGGTCTCGCTCGACACGTTCGACGCGCTGATCGCGCATCTCGCGACCGTGCACCCGTCGAAGTTCATCAAGCTCATCGCCCGCCTCGAGATCATCGCCCTCACGGGCGTGCACGAGCTGACCGACCAGAACGCCGCGCTCCGGCTCGTCGCGTTCATCGACCGCGTGTACGACGCCGAGGTGCCCATCGTCGCGAGCGGCGTGCCGCTCGACGAGGTGTTCGGCGGCGACATGCTCTCGGGCGGCTACCGCAAGAAGTACCTGCGCTCGATGTCGCGCATGATCGCCCTCACGACGGGCGAGCTGCCGCCGCACGACTGA
- a CDS encoding alpha/beta hydrolase family protein: MARLERTVGPVAAVLGGVALVGVAFAAATAATAVVFARRVVIPEPQREDDLRIDHVDLAAREVLLTSNPETRVGGRYALWFEHDSGHARLGEVIDDDGHRVRRRIESVDFGRLDRATRGRLSGWYHLGPWEVAEPYRNVVVETPLGPAPAWFVPAADASGADSADWVVQVHGRGAKRHEALRAIAPAHEAGWSSLLVSYRNDGEAPESEDRRYGLGGTEWEDVVAAVRFAVAHGARRIVLMGWSMGGSIVLQTVFRSAEVREHLVGVILESPAVDWPDILRFQGRALGWPDELGGAVARVLSAPVAGTLTGLAAPIDLEALDAVARADELDVPILLMHSEDDGFVPIDGSRRLATVRPDLVQFEVFDEARHTRLWNFDPERWTRLIRDWLAAR; encoded by the coding sequence ATGGCACGGCTGGAACGCACCGTCGGACCGGTCGCCGCAGTGCTGGGCGGCGTGGCGCTCGTGGGCGTCGCGTTCGCGGCCGCCACCGCGGCGACCGCGGTCGTCTTCGCGCGACGCGTGGTGATCCCGGAGCCCCAGCGCGAGGACGACCTCCGCATCGACCACGTCGACCTCGCCGCCCGGGAGGTGCTCCTGACCTCCAACCCCGAGACCAGGGTGGGCGGTCGCTACGCGCTCTGGTTCGAGCACGACTCCGGTCACGCGCGACTCGGCGAGGTCATCGACGACGACGGCCACCGCGTGCGGCGGCGCATCGAGTCCGTCGACTTCGGCCGGCTCGACCGCGCGACCCGCGGGCGTCTGAGCGGCTGGTACCACCTCGGTCCGTGGGAGGTGGCCGAGCCGTACCGCAACGTCGTCGTCGAGACGCCGCTCGGACCGGCGCCGGCGTGGTTCGTCCCGGCCGCCGACGCGTCCGGCGCCGACTCGGCGGACTGGGTCGTCCAAGTCCACGGCCGTGGCGCCAAGCGGCACGAGGCGCTGCGCGCGATCGCTCCCGCCCACGAGGCGGGATGGTCGAGCCTGCTCGTCTCCTACCGCAACGACGGCGAGGCGCCCGAGAGCGAGGACCGCCGCTACGGCCTCGGCGGCACCGAGTGGGAGGACGTCGTCGCGGCCGTCCGGTTCGCGGTGGCCCACGGCGCCCGGCGGATCGTGCTCATGGGATGGTCGATGGGCGGTTCGATCGTGCTGCAGACCGTGTTCCGCTCGGCCGAGGTGCGCGAGCACCTCGTGGGCGTGATCCTCGAGTCGCCCGCGGTCGACTGGCCCGACATCCTGCGATTCCAGGGCCGGGCGCTCGGCTGGCCCGACGAGCTCGGCGGCGCCGTGGCGCGCGTGCTGAGCGCTCCCGTCGCGGGCACCCTCACCGGGCTCGCGGCGCCGATCGACCTCGAGGCGCTCGACGCCGTCGCGCGGGCTGACGAGCTCGACGTCCCCATCCTGCTCATGCACAGCGAGGACGACGGCTTCGTTCCGATCGACGGCTCGCGACGCCTCGCGACGGTGCGCCCCGACCTCGTGCAGTTCGAGGTGTTCGACGAGGCGCGGCACACGCGGCTGTGGAACTTCGACCCCGAGCGGTGGACGAGACTGATCCGCGACTGGCTCGCGGCGCGCTGA
- a CDS encoding ammonium transporter gives MDQGNTAFLLIAAALVLLMTPGLAFFYGGLVKAKSVISMMMLSFGAMGLIGVLWVVYGYAIAFPGSEGLVAPWTIDWSAIGLTSLLEVPEGAAYPPLAFVAFQATFAIITVALVSGAIADRAKFGAWMIFAAIWATVVYFPVASWVFNFGLADDGSFAYGGWITYGMQEAFGVGAIDFAGGTAVHINAGAAALALALVLGKRVGFSKGAHVPHNPPFVLLGAGLLWFGWFGFNAGSELAADGTAAVAFVNTIAAPAAALLAWLVVEKIKDGKPTSVGAASGAVAGLVAITPACASVTPIWAIVLGVIAGAVCALAIELKFKLGFDDSLDVVGIHLVGGLIGTLYLGFFANGTGLIYSGDPTQLMVQAIAAFAVMIYSFVLAYVIGFAIQKTIGFRVKNEDEVAGIDTVVHGEEGYKLETV, from the coding sequence ATGGATCAAGGCAACACCGCGTTCCTGCTGATCGCGGCAGCCCTCGTCCTGCTGATGACCCCCGGACTCGCGTTCTTCTACGGCGGCCTCGTGAAGGCCAAGAGCGTGATCAGCATGATGATGCTCAGCTTCGGCGCGATGGGCCTGATCGGCGTCCTGTGGGTCGTCTACGGCTACGCGATCGCGTTCCCCGGCTCCGAGGGCCTCGTGGCCCCGTGGACGATCGACTGGTCCGCCATCGGCCTGACGAGCCTCCTCGAGGTCCCCGAGGGCGCCGCGTACCCGCCGCTCGCGTTCGTGGCGTTCCAGGCCACGTTCGCGATCATCACGGTCGCACTGGTCTCCGGCGCCATCGCCGACCGCGCGAAGTTCGGGGCGTGGATGATCTTCGCCGCCATCTGGGCGACGGTCGTCTACTTCCCGGTCGCGAGCTGGGTGTTCAACTTCGGCCTCGCCGACGACGGCAGCTTCGCCTACGGCGGCTGGATCACCTACGGCATGCAGGAGGCCTTCGGCGTCGGCGCGATCGACTTCGCGGGCGGCACCGCGGTGCACATCAACGCCGGTGCGGCGGCCCTCGCCCTCGCCCTCGTCCTCGGCAAGCGCGTCGGCTTCTCGAAGGGCGCGCACGTGCCCCACAACCCGCCCTTCGTGCTCCTCGGTGCGGGCCTGCTCTGGTTCGGCTGGTTCGGCTTCAACGCGGGCTCGGAGCTCGCCGCCGACGGCACCGCCGCGGTCGCGTTCGTGAACACGATCGCCGCGCCCGCCGCCGCGCTGCTCGCCTGGCTCGTCGTCGAGAAGATCAAGGACGGCAAGCCCACCTCGGTCGGCGCCGCCTCGGGCGCCGTCGCGGGCCTCGTCGCGATCACCCCCGCCTGCGCGTCGGTCACCCCCATCTGGGCGATCGTGCTCGGCGTCATCGCCGGCGCGGTCTGCGCGCTCGCCATCGAGCTGAAGTTCAAGCTCGGCTTCGACGACTCGCTCGACGTCGTGGGCATCCACCTCGTCGGCGGCCTCATCGGCACGCTGTACCTCGGCTTCTTCGCCAACGGCACCGGCCTCATCTACAGCGGCGACCCGACCCAGCTCATGGTGCAGGCGATCGCGGCCTTCGCGGTCATGATCTACTCGTTCGTCCTCGCGTACGTCATCGGCTTCGCCATCCAGAAGACCATCGGCTTCCGCGTGAAGAACGAGGACGAGGTCGCCGGCATCGACACGGTCGTGCACGGCGAGGAGGGCTACAAGCTCGAGACCGTCTGA
- the thrS gene encoding threonine--tRNA ligase, with the protein MRVNGELKDLATTVTDADVVEPVTIDSPDGLAILRHSTAHVLAQAVQNVNPEAKLGIGPPVTDGFYYDFDVAEPFTPEDLKALDKEMARIIRAGQRFVRRAVTDDEARAELAGEPYKLELIGLKGAAASGDDNESVEVGGGELTIYDNVDPKTGEVAWKDLCRGPHLPNTRMIGNGWALMRVAAAYWRGSEKNPQLQRIYGTAWPTKDELRAYQHRLEEAARRDHRKLGVELDLFSFPDEIGSGLPVFHPKGGVIKREMEDYVRRRHIEEGFQYVSTPHITKAHVFELSGHLPYYKDTMFPPMELENSEYYLKAMNCPMQNLIYRSRGRSYRDLPLRFFEFGTVYRYEKSGVVQGLTRVRGLTQDDSHSYVTPEQAPAEIEHLLNFVLGLLRDFGLDDFYLELSTRDEHSDKFKGSDEQWEVATNVLREVAERSGLELVPDPGGAAFYGPKISVQARDAIGRTWQMSTIQYDFNQPEGFGLQYTAADGTHQQPVMIHSAKFGSIERFFGVLTEHYAGAFPVWLSPVQVVGIPVADEYAPYLGAILTQLQGAGVRTELDTSDDRMQKKIRTHTTQKVPIQLIAGENDRTAETVSFRFRDGSQENGVPIAEAERRILEAIADRRQVTTRDGLFV; encoded by the coding sequence ATGCGCGTCAACGGCGAGCTGAAGGACCTCGCGACGACGGTGACCGACGCCGACGTCGTCGAGCCCGTGACGATCGACTCGCCCGACGGCCTCGCCATCCTGCGGCACTCGACGGCGCACGTGCTCGCGCAGGCCGTGCAGAACGTGAACCCCGAGGCCAAGCTCGGCATCGGCCCGCCCGTCACTGACGGCTTCTACTACGACTTCGACGTGGCCGAGCCGTTCACCCCGGAGGACTTGAAGGCGCTCGACAAGGAGATGGCGCGCATCATCCGGGCCGGCCAGCGCTTCGTGCGTCGCGCCGTGACCGACGACGAGGCGCGCGCCGAGCTGGCGGGGGAGCCGTACAAGCTCGAGCTCATCGGGCTGAAGGGTGCCGCGGCCTCCGGCGACGACAATGAGAGCGTCGAGGTGGGCGGCGGCGAGCTGACGATCTACGACAACGTCGACCCGAAGACCGGCGAGGTCGCCTGGAAGGATCTCTGCCGGGGGCCGCACCTGCCGAACACCCGCATGATCGGCAACGGCTGGGCGCTCATGCGCGTCGCCGCCGCCTACTGGCGCGGGTCCGAGAAGAACCCGCAGCTGCAGCGGATCTACGGCACCGCGTGGCCCACCAAGGACGAGCTGCGCGCGTACCAGCACCGCCTCGAGGAGGCCGCGCGACGCGACCACCGCAAGCTCGGCGTCGAGCTCGACCTGTTCAGCTTCCCCGACGAGATCGGCTCGGGCCTGCCCGTGTTCCACCCCAAGGGCGGCGTGATCAAGCGGGAGATGGAGGACTACGTCCGCCGGCGCCACATCGAGGAGGGGTTCCAGTACGTCTCGACCCCGCACATCACGAAGGCGCACGTCTTCGAGCTGTCGGGCCACCTGCCGTACTACAAGGACACCATGTTCCCGCCGATGGAGCTCGAGAACAGCGAGTACTACCTCAAGGCGATGAACTGCCCGATGCAGAACCTCATCTACCGCTCGCGCGGCCGGTCGTACCGCGACCTGCCCCTGCGGTTCTTCGAATTCGGCACCGTGTACCGCTACGAGAAGTCGGGCGTCGTGCAGGGCCTGACCCGCGTGCGCGGGCTCACCCAGGACGACTCGCACAGCTACGTCACGCCCGAGCAGGCGCCCGCCGAGATCGAGCACCTCCTGAACTTCGTGCTCGGGCTGCTGCGCGACTTCGGCCTCGACGACTTCTACCTCGAGCTCTCGACGCGCGACGAGCACTCCGACAAGTTCAAGGGCTCCGACGAGCAGTGGGAGGTCGCGACGAACGTGCTGCGCGAGGTCGCCGAGCGCTCGGGCCTCGAGCTCGTGCCCGATCCGGGCGGGGCCGCGTTCTACGGCCCGAAGATCTCGGTGCAGGCGCGCGACGCGATCGGCCGCACCTGGCAGATGTCGACCATCCAGTACGACTTCAACCAGCCCGAGGGCTTCGGCCTCCAGTACACCGCGGCCGACGGCACCCACCAGCAGCCCGTCATGATCCACTCGGCGAAGTTCGGCTCCATCGAGCGGTTCTTCGGCGTGCTGACCGAGCACTACGCCGGCGCCTTCCCCGTGTGGCTCTCGCCGGTGCAGGTCGTGGGCATCCCGGTCGCCGACGAGTACGCGCCCTACCTCGGCGCCATCCTGACCCAGCTGCAGGGCGCAGGCGTGCGCACCGAACTCGACACGAGCGACGACCGCATGCAGAAGAAGATCCGCACCCACACGACCCAGAAGGTGCCGATTCAGCTCATCGCCGGCGAGAACGACCGCACGGCCGAGACCGTGAGCTTCCGCTTCCGCGACGGCAGCCAGGAGAACGGCGTGCCGATCGCCGAGGCGGAGCGCCGCATCCTCGAGGCGATCGCCGACCGCCGCCAGGTGACCACGAGGGACGGCCTGTTCGTATGA